One genomic region from Cucumis melo cultivar AY chromosome 9, USDA_Cmelo_AY_1.0, whole genome shotgun sequence encodes:
- the LOC103482680 gene encoding geraniol 8-hydroxylase-like, translating into MEYFFTFPYFIFLIFTFITLRCLIPGRRNPKLPPGPTPLPIIGNLFVLRHKPHQALTKLAKSYGPIMSLKLGQVTTVVFSSAETIQQVLQTHDNVLSYRFIPDAATVYDHAELGLPWIPISPNYKNHRKIFNNYLLSPKALDASRDLRRLRIDKLLDNIRRCAVNGEVVDIGRTLFSMALNLISYTIWSVDLVDEDSEMTKEFKTTLRGSLEEIGRPNISDFFPMLKKMDIQGVRRRTTVHFGKILSLIDEMIDKRLKMQESPDFTPKNDLLHYLLNMKEDNSGIPLDRNQIKHSIFVLFTGSSDTTGSVAQWIMAYLLKNPKLMCKAKEELMEVIGKGNRIEESHMEKLPYLQAIIKEALRMQSSFLIPRKAESEVIISGFTIPKGTQILVNLWASCRDPNLWENPDEFIPERFLESKGKNFEFIPFGNGKRTCPGQGMAMRMLHLIVGSLIHFFNWKLEDGVTPENLNMDAKFGLTLVKAQPVRAIPLLI; encoded by the exons ATGGAATATTTCTTCACCTTCCCTTACTTCATCTTCCTTATCTTCACTTTCATAACCCTCCGATGTCTAATTCCGGGAAGACGAAACCCCAAGCTTCCCCCCGGACCAACACCGCTTCCCATCATTGGAAACCTCTTTGTTCTTAGACACAAACCCCACCAAGCTCTTACCAAGCTCGCCAAGTCTTACGGTCCAATTATGTCGTTAAAGCTTGGCCAAGTCACCACCGTTGTATTTTCGTCTGCAGAAACAATCCAACAAGTTCTTCAAACACATGACAATGTCTTGTCATATAGATTCATTCCCGATGCGGCAACAGTTTACGACCATGCCGAACTAGGACTTCCATGGATTCCCATCTCTCCTAATTACAAAAACCATAGAAAAATCTTCAACAACTATCTTTTATCTCCCAAGGCTCTCGACGCCAGTCGAGATCTTCGCCGCTTGAGGATAGACAAGCTTCTTGATAACATCCGACGATGCGCAGTGAATGGCGAGGTGGTGGACATAGGAAGAACTTTATTTTCAATGGCGCTTAATTTGATATCGTATACAATTTGGTCTGTGGATTTGGTGGATGAGGATTCAGAAATGACCAAAGAATTCAAGACAACTCTGAGAGGAAGCTTGGAAGAAATAGGAAGACCTAATATTAGTGACTTTTTTCCTATGTTGAAGAAGATGGATATTCAAGGTGTAAGGAGACGCACCACCGTTCATTTTGGAAAGATATTAAGTTTGATTGATGAGATGATTGATAAACGGTTGAAGATGCAGGAGTCACCTGATTTCACACCTAAAAATGATTTGTTACATTATCTTCTCAACATGAAGGAGGACAACAGTGGGATTCCTCTTGATAGAAACCAAATCAAGCATTCAATATTC GTTTTATTTACAGGAAGTTCAGATACAACAGGATCAGTAGCACAATGGATAATGGCATATCTCTTAAAAAATCCAAAACTTATGTGTAAAGCCAAAGAAGAACTAATGGAAGTGATAGGTAAAGGCAATCGAATTGAAGAATCACACATGGAGAAGCTTCCATATCTACAAGCAATCATTAAAGAAGCCTTAAGAATGCAATCATCATTTCTAATTCCACGTAAAGCAGAATCCGAAGTAATAATTTCAGGTTTCACAATTCCAAAAGGGACTCAAATTCTTGTGAATTTATGGGCTTCATGTAGAGACCCAAATTTGTGGGAAAATCCAGACGAGTTCATACCAGAAAGGTTCTtggaaagtaaaggaaaaaattTTGAGTTTATTCCATTTGGTAATGGGAAGAGGACTTGTCCTGGTCAAGGAATGGCAATGAGGATGTTGCATTTGATTGTTGGTTCTTTGATTCATTTCTTTAATTGGAAGCTTGAAGATGGAGTCACGCCTGAGAATTTGAATATGGATGCAAAGTTTGGTCTTACTCTTGTCAAAGCTCAACCAGTACGAGCTATACCTCTTCTTATCTAG